In Carboxydothermus pertinax, a genomic segment contains:
- the aroF gene encoding 3-deoxy-7-phosphoheptulonate synthase, with translation MNIWDDLIRSNRFLVFAGPCAVENLEQIMLAAKVAKALGAVGLRGGAFKPRTRPESFQGLGEEALKYLALAKAETGLLVVTEVLDEDSLNKALPVADILQVGSRNMQNFALLKLLAKVDKPVLLKRGLAATIEEWLGAVAYLEAGGNRQIILCERGIRTFETMTRNTLDISAIPLLKKLTPYPVIADPSHAVGRRDIIPSLAKAAVAAGADGLLIEIHPRPETALSDGKQSLNFEEFEQLMLELKPWVQVTGKKL, from the coding sequence TTGAATATATGGGATGACCTGATTAGAAGTAACAGGTTTTTAGTTTTTGCCGGGCCTTGTGCGGTGGAAAATTTAGAGCAAATAATGCTGGCAGCAAAGGTTGCTAAAGCCCTGGGGGCTGTTGGCTTAAGGGGAGGAGCTTTTAAGCCAAGAACCCGTCCGGAAAGTTTCCAGGGGCTTGGGGAAGAAGCCTTAAAGTATCTTGCTTTAGCCAAAGCCGAAACAGGGCTTTTAGTGGTAACGGAAGTTCTTGATGAGGATTCCCTTAATAAGGCTTTACCGGTGGCTGATATCTTACAGGTAGGTAGCCGCAATATGCAAAACTTTGCTTTATTAAAACTTTTAGCAAAAGTTGATAAACCGGTACTTCTAAAAAGAGGATTGGCTGCAACCATTGAAGAATGGCTGGGGGCGGTTGCTTATCTGGAAGCAGGTGGGAACAGACAGATAATTCTTTGCGAACGGGGTATAAGAACTTTTGAAACGATGACGCGAAATACACTCGATATCAGTGCTATCCCACTTTTAAAGAAGCTTACCCCATATCCGGTAATAGCAGATCCCAGCCATGCTGTCGGCCGTCGCGATATTATCCCATCTTTAGCTAAAGCGGCTGTTGCAGCAGGAGCGGATGGACTCCTTATAGAGATTCATCCTAGGCCTGAGACGGCATTAAGTGATGGAAAGCAGTCTTTAAATTTTGAAGAATTTGAGCAATTGATGCTGGAATTAAAACCTTGGGTACAAGTAACCGGGAAAAAACTGTAG
- the trpA gene encoding tryptophan synthase subunit alpha gives MSRIGPMFSEKRIRGEKALITYTMGGDPDLSLSLEIIKTLAASGADLIEVGLPFSDPLADGPVIQKAGQRALAADSGPEEVLALIAAARKDLSLPLVIMSYLNPIFQIGIDEFLRRAAGAGADGLIIPDLPAEEGEEIRAAAAGYGLDLIPLVAPTTGQKRLEKIVSQASGFIYCVSVTGVTGARDNLPVEVIPLLERVQAATKLPVCLGFGISTPEQAMLAAPHCDGIIVGSALVALVEEYTRNKINKQEMLKLMAERVAALKLALRES, from the coding sequence GTGAGTAGGATTGGTCCAATGTTTTCAGAAAAGCGCATTCGGGGAGAGAAGGCACTTATTACTTATACTATGGGAGGAGATCCAGACCTTTCTCTTTCTCTTGAAATTATCAAAACCCTGGCGGCGTCCGGAGCTGACCTTATTGAAGTTGGTTTACCCTTTTCGGATCCTTTAGCCGATGGGCCGGTGATTCAAAAGGCCGGGCAACGGGCTCTGGCCGCCGATAGCGGTCCGGAGGAAGTACTGGCACTGATAGCTGCTGCCCGCAAGGATCTATCTTTGCCGCTGGTCATTATGTCCTACCTCAATCCAATTTTCCAAATAGGGATAGACGAGTTTTTGCGGCGGGCAGCAGGGGCTGGAGCTGACGGCCTTATAATTCCCGACCTTCCGGCAGAAGAAGGGGAAGAAATAAGGGCGGCGGCTGCGGGATACGGCCTTGACTTAATTCCTTTGGTGGCTCCCACCACCGGGCAAAAGCGGCTTGAAAAGATTGTGAGTCAAGCTTCAGGATTTATTTATTGTGTGTCCGTAACAGGGGTTACTGGGGCCCGGGATAACCTTCCGGTAGAGGTTATTCCTCTTCTTGAGCGGGTGCAAGCGGCAACCAAGTTGCCGGTGTGTTTGGGGTTCGGCATCTCGACACCGGAGCAGGCAATGCTGGCGGCTCCCCATTGTGACGGGATTATAGTGGGTAGTGCCTTAGTTGCTTTAGTGGAAGAATACACCCGGAACAAAATAAACAAACAGGAGATGTTAAAGTTGATGGCGGAAAGGGTTGCAGCTTTGAAGCTGGCCTTAAGAGAAAGTTAA
- the thrS gene encoding threonine--tRNA ligase codes for MLELRFPNNEVREFPFGTTALEVAKALSPRLAKEALCASINGKLIDLNQKVTENGDFRLYTFEDEEGKDVFRHSSAHLMAQAVKRLFPNTKLAIGPAIKDGFYYDFDPEESFSTEDLVKIEAEMEKIVKEDLPIERFVLSRDEALKYFEEKGEIYKVELIKDLPESVEISFYRQGEFVDLCAGPHVPSTGYLKAFKLLSIAGAYWRGNEKNKMLQRIYGVSFPKKSMLTDYLNFLEEAKRRDHRKIGQELDLFSLQEEGPGFPFFHPKGMVIRNELENFWREKHRLAGYQEIKTPIILNRELWERSGHWAHYKENMYFTKIDDQDYAIKPMNCPGSILVYKTKLHSYREFPIRLAELGLVHRHELSGVLHGLMRVRCFTQDDAHIFMLPEQVKDEIIGVINLIDEFYRLFGFEYHVELSTRPENSMGSDELWELATNSLKEALEVKGLPYKINEGDGAFYGPKIDFHLKDCIGRTWQCGTIQLDFQMPEKFDLTYIGEDGQKHRPVMIHRVVFGSIERFIGILIEHYAGAFPTWLAPVQVRVITVAERHQAYARDIYQKLFAQGVRVELDDRNETIGYKIREGQMHKIPYLLIVGDKEIEQGLVAVRKRGVGDLGQKPFAEFVEELLEEIRIKR; via the coding sequence ATGTTAGAATTACGTTTTCCCAATAATGAGGTTAGAGAGTTTCCTTTCGGTACTACGGCCCTTGAAGTTGCAAAAGCTCTAAGTCCAAGACTTGCTAAAGAAGCTCTTTGTGCATCAATAAACGGAAAGTTAATAGATTTAAACCAAAAGGTAACTGAAAACGGGGATTTTCGTCTATATACTTTTGAAGATGAAGAAGGAAAAGATGTTTTCCGCCATAGTTCCGCTCACCTTATGGCGCAAGCGGTGAAAAGGCTTTTTCCTAATACCAAACTTGCGATTGGTCCTGCTATTAAGGATGGATTTTATTACGATTTTGACCCGGAGGAAAGCTTTTCTACGGAAGATTTAGTAAAAATTGAAGCTGAAATGGAAAAGATCGTAAAAGAAGACTTGCCCATAGAGCGCTTTGTTCTATCCCGGGATGAAGCCCTAAAGTATTTTGAAGAGAAAGGCGAAATTTATAAAGTTGAGTTAATTAAAGATTTACCGGAAAGCGTGGAAATATCTTTTTATCGGCAGGGGGAGTTTGTTGACCTCTGTGCCGGGCCGCATGTGCCTTCAACCGGATATCTTAAAGCCTTTAAGCTTTTAAGCATAGCCGGAGCTTACTGGCGGGGTAATGAAAAAAATAAAATGCTGCAGCGGATCTACGGTGTTTCGTTCCCAAAAAAAAGCATGCTTACTGACTACTTAAACTTCTTAGAAGAGGCGAAAAGACGGGATCACCGGAAAATTGGGCAAGAATTAGATCTGTTTAGCCTTCAGGAAGAAGGCCCTGGCTTTCCCTTTTTCCACCCCAAGGGGATGGTTATCCGAAACGAACTGGAAAATTTCTGGCGGGAAAAACATCGCCTTGCCGGTTACCAGGAAATAAAAACTCCAATAATCTTAAACCGGGAATTGTGGGAAAGAAGTGGTCACTGGGCTCATTATAAAGAAAACATGTATTTTACTAAAATAGATGATCAGGATTATGCTATAAAGCCCATGAACTGTCCGGGAAGTATTTTAGTATATAAGACTAAGCTTCATAGTTACCGGGAATTTCCCATTCGCCTTGCAGAACTGGGATTGGTTCATCGGCATGAGTTGTCGGGAGTTCTTCATGGCTTAATGCGGGTTCGCTGCTTTACCCAGGATGATGCTCACATCTTTATGCTGCCCGAGCAAGTAAAAGATGAGATTATCGGGGTTATTAACTTAATAGATGAGTTTTACCGTCTGTTTGGGTTTGAGTATCACGTAGAACTCAGCACCCGTCCGGAAAATTCCATGGGTAGCGACGAATTATGGGAATTAGCTACTAATTCATTAAAAGAGGCTTTAGAAGTCAAAGGGTTACCCTATAAAATCAATGAAGGGGACGGAGCGTTTTACGGTCCGAAAATAGATTTTCACTTAAAAGACTGTATTGGACGCACTTGGCAGTGCGGAACTATCCAGCTTGATTTCCAGATGCCAGAAAAGTTCGACTTGACCTATATTGGAGAAGATGGACAGAAGCATCGTCCGGTAATGATTCACCGGGTGGTGTTTGGTAGTATTGAAAGATTTATCGGTATCTTAATTGAACATTATGCCGGTGCCTTTCCTACCTGGTTGGCACCGGTACAGGTGAGAGTAATCACTGTTGCTGAACGGCATCAGGCTTATGCCCGGGATATATACCAAAAACTTTTTGCCCAAGGGGTAAGGGTTGAGTTAGATGACAGAAATGAAACTATTGGTTATAAAATTCGGGAAGGGCAAATGCACAAAATACCGTATCTTTTAATTGTGGGTGATAAAGAAATCGAGCAAGGATTAGTGGCGGTCAGGAAAAGAGGTGTTGGCGATCTTGGCCAAAAGCCCTTTGCTGAATTTGTTGAGGAGCTTCTGGAGGAGATCAGGATAAAAAGATAG
- a CDS encoding DUF445 domain-containing protein codes for MKLSEIILPPLIGGFIGWLTNYLAIVMLFRPYQPVKIGLLTFQGVIPKRHREIAKALGELVEKQLLSQKDVISLLTSEENKQLFAEKILLAIKEKLSTLFPVLPDYLRQIVIKTLLNYLKNELPSVVNKITLSLETDLQNKVKIGKLVEEKVLQFDLKTLEKILTSLMKTELSYIEIFGGVIGVVIGVMQVMLNIFVNR; via the coding sequence GTGAAATTATCGGAGATCATCCTTCCACCTTTAATCGGCGGTTTTATTGGTTGGCTTACAAATTACTTAGCTATTGTAATGCTTTTTCGACCATATCAGCCAGTTAAAATAGGTTTACTGACTTTTCAAGGAGTAATCCCCAAACGCCACCGGGAAATTGCTAAGGCATTGGGTGAATTGGTAGAAAAGCAACTGTTGTCCCAAAAAGATGTTATAAGCCTTTTAACTTCTGAAGAAAATAAACAATTATTTGCCGAAAAAATTTTATTGGCGATAAAAGAAAAGTTAAGCACCCTTTTTCCTGTATTGCCGGATTATCTACGGCAAATTGTAATTAAAACGCTTTTAAACTACTTAAAAAATGAACTGCCTTCGGTAGTAAATAAAATAACTTTATCTTTAGAAACGGATTTGCAAAATAAGGTTAAAATTGGGAAACTAGTGGAAGAAAAAGTTTTGCAGTTTGATTTAAAGACCTTAGAAAAAATATTAACTTCTTTAATGAAAACGGAACTTTCGTATATCGAAATTTTTGGTGGCGTTATCGGAGTGGTTATTGGAGTCATGCAGGTAATGTTGAATATTTTTGTTAATAGATAG
- a CDS encoding phosphoribosylanthranilate isomerase: protein MRVRVKICGIRDKKTALEVSRAGADAVGFVFAHSKRQVEPDVAREIKAVLPPFVSAVGVVADMDVEEVAQIAAYCNLDVIQLHGAESPEYCAKLAQKIPAKIIKSIPVPVDGDAVELQDRIATYEAYVQAFLFDTAFGGVFGGSGRTFNWRLLKELKIKKPWLLAGGLNPDNVGEALRIVKPYGVDVSSGVETAPGIKDYARIEAFIQSVRRWENEVN from the coding sequence ATGAGGGTACGGGTGAAGATTTGTGGGATTAGGGATAAAAAAACAGCTCTTGAAGTTTCCCGGGCTGGAGCGGATGCTGTAGGTTTTGTCTTTGCTCATAGCAAGCGTCAGGTTGAGCCCGATGTGGCCAGGGAAATAAAAGCTGTTCTTCCCCCTTTTGTCTCGGCAGTGGGAGTAGTGGCCGATATGGATGTCGAAGAGGTAGCCCAAATCGCAGCGTACTGCAATTTAGATGTAATCCAGCTTCACGGAGCGGAAAGTCCTGAATATTGTGCTAAACTTGCGCAAAAAATCCCCGCCAAGATTATAAAAAGTATACCTGTACCGGTGGATGGTGATGCGGTAGAACTGCAAGATAGGATAGCAACTTACGAGGCGTATGTTCAGGCTTTTCTTTTTGATACGGCTTTTGGTGGTGTGTTTGGCGGAAGCGGCCGGACCTTTAACTGGCGGCTACTGAAAGAGCTCAAAATAAAAAAGCCTTGGCTTTTAGCCGGTGGTCTTAATCCGGATAATGTTGGAGAAGCTTTGCGGATTGTTAAGCCTTACGGTGTGGATGTTTCCAGCGGTGTGGAAACGGCGCCGGGAATCAAAGATTACGCCCGGATTGAAGCATTTATCCAGTCAGTCAGGAGGTGGGAGAATGAAGTTAATTAG
- the trpE gene encoding anthranilate synthase component I, with product MSKVFSELAFTPNWEEYCAYAKQYQVVPVMVELLADTFTPITLYQHLALDRGISFLLESAAGNGKMARFSFIGFEPLKVVAGRELEVISMLLSELKGPPVLDLPFYGGAVGYFNYDLIYKLENLRSRRHARKDDVLFRLMVPEKVLIFDHRYHTLKVVINTLPQKVGEKTAYARAKDLIKEIISKLNQLKTSETLNMAVKPEKSVCEATISKRDFCSMVERAKEYIKTGDIFQVVLSQRFSFPCREKPFNIYRRLRRVNPSPYMFYLDFEELKLIGASPEMLVRLQGGKVETRPIAGTRPRTGRPEEDLRLSRELLADEKERAEHLMLVDLGRNDLGRVCRPGSVKVTEFFKVEDFSHVMHIVSTVQGEVEAKFSPIDVLKAVFPAGTVSGAPKIRAMEIIDELEPEPRGPYAGAVGYISCTGEMDTCITIRTLWVKDEMVYFQAGAGIVWDSDPAREYQETINKIRAMVQAVTGEAEFVSNRGGEKDDFAD from the coding sequence GTGAGCAAAGTTTTTTCTGAGTTAGCTTTTACCCCTAATTGGGAAGAGTATTGCGCTTATGCCAAACAATATCAAGTAGTGCCGGTAATGGTAGAGCTTTTAGCCGATACCTTTACTCCAATTACCTTATATCAACATTTAGCTTTAGATAGGGGGATTTCCTTTTTGCTTGAAAGCGCTGCTGGAAATGGAAAAATGGCCCGTTTTTCGTTTATTGGCTTTGAACCGTTAAAAGTGGTAGCCGGTCGGGAGTTGGAGGTTATCTCAATGCTGCTCTCAGAATTAAAAGGTCCACCAGTTTTAGATTTACCTTTTTACGGTGGGGCAGTGGGTTATTTTAATTATGATTTGATATATAAGTTGGAGAATCTACGAAGTCGCCGTCATGCTCGAAAGGACGATGTGCTTTTTCGCTTAATGGTTCCCGAAAAAGTTTTGATTTTTGACCATCGATATCACACCCTAAAAGTGGTGATAAACACTCTTCCCCAAAAAGTAGGTGAAAAAACAGCTTATGCGCGAGCAAAGGATTTAATAAAAGAGATTATCAGTAAGCTAAACCAATTAAAAACTTCTGAAACGTTGAATATGGCAGTTAAACCGGAAAAAAGCGTTTGTGAGGCGACTATAAGCAAGAGGGATTTTTGCTCTATGGTGGAAAGGGCCAAGGAGTATATTAAAACCGGGGATATTTTTCAGGTAGTTCTTTCCCAGCGCTTTTCTTTTCCCTGTCGGGAGAAACCTTTTAATATTTACCGGCGTTTGAGGCGGGTTAACCCTTCTCCTTACATGTTCTATTTAGATTTTGAGGAGCTAAAACTTATCGGGGCTTCACCGGAAATGCTGGTACGCCTGCAGGGGGGGAAGGTAGAGACCAGGCCAATTGCTGGGACCAGACCCAGGACAGGTCGGCCGGAGGAGGATTTACGTCTTTCCCGGGAGCTTTTGGCTGATGAGAAAGAACGGGCGGAACATTTAATGCTGGTGGATTTAGGACGAAATGACCTGGGGAGAGTGTGTCGACCTGGAAGCGTAAAGGTAACTGAGTTTTTTAAGGTGGAGGATTTTTCCCATGTGATGCACATTGTTTCTACCGTGCAAGGGGAGGTGGAAGCAAAGTTCAGTCCTATTGACGTCTTAAAAGCGGTTTTTCCCGCCGGTACCGTTTCTGGGGCGCCCAAAATAAGGGCTATGGAGATTATCGATGAGTTGGAACCAGAACCCCGCGGGCCATATGCGGGGGCGGTGGGGTATATAAGCTGTACCGGGGAAATGGACACTTGCATTACCATCCGTACCCTTTGGGTGAAAGATGAAATGGTTTATTTTCAAGCTGGTGCGGGAATTGTTTGGGATTCGGATCCGGCCAGGGAATACCAGGAAACAATAAATAAGATTCGAGCCATGGTCCAGGCAGTAACAGGAGAGGCAGAATTTGTCAGCAACCGAGGAGGGGAGAAGGATGATTTTGCTGATTGA
- the ytxC gene encoding sporulation protein YtxC, with product MSEIIVGTSRYGREIETLFNLQLAEEIENGLLVMDKFQAGNFQFLALNIIKINSLSFTKESFLKKVSKVLTKVYVDFWEKDILVEVLRYEYPYFDSNEIENIKNKALKFLNIDREKEIRQKVDDFLHESQVINLDGFILFRLQREVNEIYDSIDRAVEEQILEKEYQEFIKIVKYFLELQPVKRKIVQVFWLNEYLVILDDQLKKVEDEFVEYLLTQRNKIFPEDLLISALISLAPEKIIIHWHDVSLNFNLKPIKDIFAERLEICERCEAFRC from the coding sequence ATGTCCGAAATTATTGTTGGAACCAGTCGTTATGGACGAGAAATTGAAACTTTGTTTAATTTGCAGTTGGCCGAGGAAATAGAAAACGGTCTGCTGGTAATGGACAAATTTCAAGCCGGGAATTTTCAATTCCTGGCTTTAAATATTATTAAGATAAATTCATTATCTTTTACAAAGGAAAGTTTCTTAAAAAAAGTAAGTAAGGTTTTAACTAAAGTTTATGTGGATTTTTGGGAAAAAGATATTTTGGTTGAGGTATTAAGGTATGAATACCCCTACTTTGACAGTAATGAGATAGAAAATATAAAAAACAAAGCATTAAAGTTTTTGAATATTGATAGAGAAAAGGAAATAAGGCAAAAAGTTGATGATTTTTTACATGAAAGTCAGGTCATAAATCTTGATGGTTTTATATTGTTTCGTTTACAAAGAGAGGTTAACGAAATTTACGACAGTATTGACCGGGCTGTGGAGGAACAAATTTTAGAAAAAGAATATCAGGAATTTATTAAAATAGTAAAATATTTCCTTGAGCTCCAGCCGGTCAAAAGGAAAATTGTTCAAGTTTTTTGGTTAAATGAATACTTGGTAATTCTTGACGACCAACTAAAAAAAGTAGAAGATGAATTTGTGGAATATTTATTAACCCAGCGTAATAAAATTTTTCCAGAGGATTTATTAATAAGCGCATTAATATCTTTAGCTCCAGAAAAGATTATTATACACTGGCATGACGTATCGTTAAATTTTAATCTTAAGCCAATTAAGGATATTTTTGCCGAAAGGTTAGAGATCTGTGAAAGATGTGAAGCTTTTAGATGCTAA
- the trpD gene encoding anthranilate phosphoribosyltransferase, which translates to MREVLEKVTMGENLNFAEAREAMEAIMEGKWTESQIGAFLVALKMKGETEEEIAAFALAMREKASRVLTRTEGLVDTCGTGGDGQHTFNISTAAAFVIAGAGIPVAKHGNRSVSSRSGSADVLEALGVNIDLDAKGAARCVDEVGIGFLFAPNLHPAMRHVAKPRREIGIRTVFNILGPLANPAYARGQVLGVFSPELQEILARVLNRLGVERAFVVYGSGGLDEVSLTGPTRVFELNRGEIKSYTFDPLSYGFSYCSLRDLQGGDAFENARLLQEVLRGKPGPLREVVLLNAAFGIMAGGVNDFREALLMARESIDQGLAAEKLEKLRRLSHEIKEAG; encoded by the coding sequence ATGAGGGAAGTTTTGGAAAAAGTGACCATGGGGGAGAACTTAAATTTTGCTGAAGCGCGTGAGGCTATGGAAGCTATCATGGAAGGAAAGTGGACTGAGTCTCAGATAGGAGCTTTTTTGGTGGCTTTAAAAATGAAAGGGGAAACGGAGGAGGAGATTGCCGCTTTTGCACTTGCGATGCGAGAAAAAGCAAGCCGCGTACTTACTCGTACCGAAGGGCTAGTGGATACCTGCGGAACCGGTGGAGATGGCCAGCACACTTTTAATATTTCTACCGCTGCAGCTTTTGTCATTGCTGGCGCCGGAATTCCTGTAGCAAAACATGGAAATCGGAGTGTTTCTAGCCGTAGTGGTAGTGCCGATGTCTTAGAAGCTCTTGGGGTGAACATTGATTTGGATGCTAAAGGTGCGGCGCGCTGTGTGGATGAAGTAGGAATTGGATTTCTCTTTGCTCCAAACTTGCATCCAGCTATGCGTCATGTGGCTAAACCCCGGCGGGAGATAGGTATTCGTACGGTCTTTAATATTTTGGGACCTCTGGCAAACCCAGCTTATGCTCGTGGCCAGGTATTGGGGGTTTTTAGTCCCGAGCTCCAGGAAATTTTAGCAAGGGTTTTAAATCGATTGGGCGTGGAACGGGCTTTTGTGGTTTACGGTTCCGGAGGATTGGATGAGGTATCTCTTACCGGCCCGACAAGGGTTTTCGAGTTAAATCGGGGCGAAATAAAAAGTTACACTTTTGACCCGCTATCTTATGGCTTTTCTTACTGTAGCCTAAGGGATTTGCAAGGGGGAGATGCTTTCGAAAATGCCCGGTTATTGCAGGAGGTTTTAAGGGGGAAACCTGGACCATTACGGGAGGTAGTTCTCTTAAATGCTGCTTTTGGTATTATGGCCGGGGGTGTAAACGATTTTCGGGAAGCACTTTTAATGGCCCGGGAAAGTATTGATCAAGGGTTGGCAGCAGAGAAGTTGGAAAAATTGCGCCGTCTAAGTCATGAAATCAAGGAGGCAGGGTGA
- a CDS encoding anthranilate synthase component II — protein MILLIDNYDSFTYNLVQYLGELGRQVEVRRNDSLTLSEIREMNPTHIIISPGPCTPNEAGISLEVVGLFAGKKPILGVCLGHQVIGQAFGGEVVRGKIPVHGKTSLIYHDGQGVYKGLPSPFRATRYHSLVVKKDSLPKELLITATTEDGTIMGIRHRYWPVEGVQFHPESIMTEYGKELLRNFLAY, from the coding sequence ATGATTTTGCTGATTGATAATTATGATTCTTTTACGTACAACCTTGTCCAGTATTTGGGTGAGCTGGGGCGCCAAGTGGAAGTCCGGCGTAATGATAGCCTAACCCTCTCGGAGATTAGGGAAATGAATCCTACCCATATAATTATTTCCCCTGGCCCTTGTACTCCCAACGAAGCGGGAATTTCTTTAGAGGTGGTAGGCCTATTTGCCGGGAAAAAACCTATTTTAGGGGTTTGTTTGGGGCACCAGGTGATAGGTCAGGCGTTTGGTGGAGAGGTGGTGCGGGGCAAAATTCCAGTGCACGGTAAGACCTCCCTAATATACCATGACGGCCAGGGAGTATATAAGGGACTACCCAGTCCTTTTCGGGCTACCCGTTATCACTCGTTAGTAGTAAAAAAAGATAGTTTACCCAAAGAACTTTTAATTACTGCTACTACTGAGGATGGAACAATTATGGGTATCCGCCACCGTTATTGGCCGGTGGAAGGAGTACAGTTTCACCCGGAATCGATAATGACCGAGTATGGTAAAGAGCTTTTGCGTAATTTCCTGGCGTATTAA
- the trpC gene encoding indole-3-glycerol phosphate synthase TrpC: MFLEKIVNVRREKVIKAQKKIPFGEMRKMAEEQVSHRLPLSLSQALLTEKAKRKVGIIAEIKKASPSKGLLREQFDPVAIARGYAKSGAVAISVLTEEDYFLGSPDHLRAVRTVVSLPLLRKDFIIDPYQIYEAKVLGADAVLLIAALLEKEEIKEMINITESLGLEALVEAHNLTEAEKALAAGARLIGINNRDLRTFVTDINVSLELASFLKEAGVVMVSESGIKNKEEIKALMVAGYHGVLIGETLVKASDPGQALEVLLA; encoded by the coding sequence ATGTTCCTCGAAAAAATTGTCAATGTCCGTCGGGAAAAGGTTATAAAAGCCCAAAAGAAAATTCCTTTTGGGGAAATGCGGAAGATGGCGGAAGAACAGGTTAGCCACCGTTTACCCCTTTCCCTTAGTCAAGCTTTACTTACAGAAAAAGCAAAAAGGAAGGTGGGGATTATTGCGGAGATAAAAAAAGCGTCTCCTTCTAAAGGTTTGCTCCGCGAACAGTTTGATCCGGTGGCGATAGCCCGAGGATATGCAAAAAGCGGGGCGGTGGCTATTTCGGTTTTAACGGAGGAGGATTATTTTTTGGGCTCACCGGATCATCTTCGAGCGGTAAGGACGGTGGTCTCCCTCCCGCTTCTTCGCAAAGATTTTATAATAGACCCTTATCAAATTTATGAAGCTAAGGTATTGGGAGCAGATGCTGTTCTTCTGATAGCTGCTCTTTTGGAAAAAGAGGAAATAAAAGAAATGATAAATATAACCGAGAGCCTAGGACTGGAGGCGCTGGTTGAAGCCCATAATTTGACGGAGGCCGAGAAAGCTTTAGCGGCAGGGGCACGGCTTATTGGAATAAATAACCGTGACTTACGCACCTTTGTTACTGATATTAATGTATCGTTAGAACTTGCTTCCTTTTTAAAAGAGGCGGGGGTGGTGATGGTGAGTGAAAGTGGCATTAAAAACAAGGAGGAAATAAAAGCTTTAATGGTAGCTGGTTATCACGGGGTATTAATTGGCGAGACCTTAGTAAAGGCTTCCGATCCCGGGCAAGCATTAGAGGTGTTGCTGGCATGA
- the trpB gene encoding tryptophan synthase subunit beta: MKLISYKLPDPRGYFGPYGGQFVPETLMIALEELTAFYGEAKKDPSFHAELNYYLQQYAGRPTPLYYAEGLTRYAGGAKIYLKREDLTHTGAHKINNTIGQVLLARRMGKRKVVAETGAGQHGVATATAAARFGMECTVFMGEEDVRRQELNVYRMRLLGAQVESVTSGSRTLKDAMNEAIRYWVTHVRDTYYVLGSVGGPHPYPTIVRDFQKVIGEETKAQILAQEGKLPDLIVACVGGGSNAIGMFYPFLEDDVRLIGVEAAGLGLESGRHAATLSRGKVGVLHGAKSYVLQDDRGQIVEAHSISAGLDYPGVGPEHAYLKDIGRVEYTAVTDEEALDAFKLLAYTEGILPALESAHAVAKGVKLAREMRPDEIVVINLSGRGDKDVYTVARELGVTLGE, translated from the coding sequence ATGAAGTTAATTAGTTATAAGCTGCCAGATCCCAGGGGGTATTTTGGACCCTACGGTGGACAATTTGTCCCTGAAACGTTAATGATAGCGTTAGAAGAACTAACAGCTTTCTACGGGGAAGCTAAAAAAGACCCCTCTTTCCATGCGGAATTGAATTATTACCTGCAACAGTATGCCGGCCGCCCTACACCCCTCTATTATGCGGAGGGTTTGACCCGTTATGCCGGTGGGGCTAAAATTTATCTGAAACGGGAGGATCTAACCCATACCGGGGCCCACAAGATTAACAATACTATCGGTCAGGTCCTTCTTGCCAGGCGCATGGGCAAAAGAAAGGTGGTGGCGGAAACAGGTGCCGGGCAGCATGGGGTGGCCACGGCTACGGCGGCGGCTAGATTTGGGATGGAGTGTACTGTTTTTATGGGGGAAGAAGATGTCCGCCGGCAGGAATTAAATGTGTACCGCATGCGCCTTCTAGGTGCACAAGTGGAAAGTGTAACTTCGGGTAGCCGTACTCTTAAAGATGCTATGAATGAGGCCATTCGCTACTGGGTTACTCATGTCCGGGATACTTACTATGTCCTTGGTTCTGTAGGTGGTCCCCATCCCTATCCGACCATTGTTCGGGATTTTCAAAAGGTGATCGGGGAGGAAACCAAAGCACAAATCTTAGCTCAGGAAGGAAAACTCCCTGACTTAATTGTAGCGTGTGTTGGTGGGGGAAGTAATGCCATAGGAATGTTTTATCCTTTTCTCGAAGATGATGTGCGGTTAATCGGGGTAGAGGCAGCAGGATTAGGGCTGGAAAGCGGTCGGCATGCTGCTACTTTAAGCCGGGGAAAGGTGGGAGTTTTACACGGAGCTAAGTCTTATGTTTTACAGGATGATCGAGGCCAGATTGTAGAGGCTCACTCCATTTCGGCAGGTTTGGACTACCCCGGGGTAGGACCGGAACATGCTTATCTTAAAGATATTGGCAGGGTGGAATATACAGCAGTAACTGACGAAGAAGCTTTAGATGCTTTTAAGCTTTTGGCGTATACGGAAGGTATCCTGCCAGCTCTAGAAAGCGCCCATGCTGTGGCCAAAGGAGTAAAGCTAGCCCGGGAGATGCGGCCGGATGAAATCGTAGTCATTAACCTTTCCGGCCGGGGCGACAAAGATGTCTACACCGTTGCCCGGGAATTGGGGGTGACGCTGGGTGAGTAG